In Aulosira sp. FACHB-615, the DNA window AGGGTTTATTGTCCTTACGGGGAGTTGTTACCGGGGATGGCGTATTTAATTCGGCGGTTGTTGGAGAATACGGCTAATAGTTCGTTCTTGCGGCAGAATTTGGAGAATCGGCCTGTGGAGGAACTACTAGCGCCGCCAGTTTTGAATTCTCACGCAGAGGCGCGGAGGCGCGGAGAGGAAGAGGGGAGATTTGAGGGGGCTGCGGATACGGATTTTGCGGAGGAGGAAAGGAGGAGGAGGGCGGCGCAGGCTTTTGAGGGTGTGCGTCGGGAGTTTGGGAAGACGTATTTACCTTTGATTAATGGGGAGTATGTGAATACTCTTGAGGTGATTGATTCTGTTAATCCTTCTAATTATAGTGAGGTGATTGGTAAGGTTGGGTTGATTAGTGTGGAACAGGCTGAACAGGCGATGCAGGCGGCGAAGGCGGCGTTTCCTGGGTGGAAGAAAACGCCTGTGAAGCAACGGGCGGATATTTTACGCAAGGCGGGGGATTTGCTGGAAGAACGTCGGGCGGAGTTGTCCGCTTTGATAGTTTTGGAGGTGGGTAAGCCTGTTAAGGAAGCTGACGCAGAGGTTTCGGAGGCGATAGATTTTTGTCGCTACTATGCTGATGAGATGGAACGGTTATATCAAGGTATTAATTATGATGTACCTGGAGAAACTAATCGTTATATCTACCAGCCACGGGGAATTGCGGTGGTAATTTCGCCGTGGAATTTCCCGTTAGCGATCGCCTGTGGAATGACTGTGGCTGCGTTGGTTACGGGTAACTGTACACTGCTCAAACCTGCGGAAACATCGTCAATTATTACTGCCAAACTCACAGAAATATTAATTGAGGCGGGGATTCCCCAGGGTGTTTTTCAATACGTCCCCGGTAAGGGTTCCCAAGTCGGGGCGTATTTGGTAAGTCACCCTGATACTCATGTAATTGCTTTTACTGGTTCTCAAGAAGTGGGCTGTCGGATTTACGCAGAGGCGGCAACTTTGAAGCCGTTGCAAAAGCACATGAAACGAGTAATTGCCGAGATGGGCGGGAAGAATGCCATCATCGTTGATGAAAGTGCTGATTTAGACCAAGCTGTTGTCGGGGTTGTACAGTCAGCCTTTGGTTACAGTGGGCAGAAATGCTCGGCTTGTTCGCGGGTGATAGTTGTGGAATCAATCTACGATACTTTTGTGGCGAGGTTGGTTGAGGCGACAAAATCCTTGAATATTGGCGAAGCTGAGTTACCCAGTACCCAAGTAGGGCCAGTGATTGATGCTAACGCCCGCGATCGCATCCGCGAGTATATTGAAAAAGGTAAGGCAGAAGCAAAACTAGCCTTAGAGTTACCATCGCCAGCCCAAGGTTATTTTATCGGCCCGGTGATTTTTAGTGAAGTCCCACCCGATGGCATCATTGCCCAACAAGAAATCTTCGGCCCTGTGTTAGCTGTAATTAAGGTGAAGGATTTTGCCGCAGCATTGAAGGTTGCAAATGACACAAATTACGCCTTAACTGGTGGTTTGTATTCGCGCACACCTTTCCACATCCAGCAAGCACAGGAAGAATTTGAAGTCGGCAACTTGTACATTAATCGGAATATTACAGGAGCGATCGTCGCTCGGCAACCCTTCGGCGGCTTCAAACTTTCTGGCGTAGGTTCCAAAGCAGGCGGCCCTGATTACTTGCTACAGTTCTTAGAACCACGGACAATTACAGAAAATATTCAGCGCCAAGGTTTTGCACCCATCGAAGGCGCAGACTAATCTCGTCAAAACTCTCCGAGCCTCCGCTTACTGAGTTTCGACTACGCTCAACTACCGCGACTTGTCCTGAGCGCAGTCGTTCGCGTTAGCGTCTCCGAAGGAGAAGGAAGTCGAAGTACGCGCCTGGAGCGTGAGTCAATCATTAATATAAGCGTAAAAATCAGGTGTCTAATACTCACCTGATTTTTTTATAAGGACTGACGCAAAAACCTAAAAACATATTTATAGGGTTTCCAACTCTGGTGTGGTACAAAATTTTACCCCTCCCCAACCCTCCCCTTGGCAAGGGGAGGGTGCGCGACAGCGCGGGTGGGGTGTATTTCATCTGCCTGAGAATTGCTATATTGCTCATCTTTGTGACGCAACATTAAGTTTATATAAATAAATATGCTTAGTTGTTTTATTTATTTTGTATCAAGATAGACCCCAAATTTCATAGTTACTTCATAAATAGCTGAAAAACCAATAAACGAATAGTGATATTCTCAGTATAAATTCTGAGCCTTTCTTTAAATCATTCTTTACACAGATAAAATCAATTACTTATGAGTAGCACAGTTACTTACAATTATGTTTCTCCAGGAGTTATCAACGTCACTGATGCTACCGGAGCTACTACTCAGATTAGTTTTACCAGTACAGGTCAAATCCAAAGCATACAAGATGCGCTCAACCGCGTCACGCAGTTTAGTTACGACACCAATGACTATCTCAGTCAAATCACTGCACCAGGAAATATCATTTCCAAATTTAGCTATGATGCCCAAGGGCGATTGTTAAGTCAGACTGACCCATTAAATCAAACAGTTAGCTTTACCTACGGAGCAAATTCTGATTCGCTAACTAAAGTTACAGATCCCAAGGGTCAAGCAATCCAGTATGGGTACAACAACTACGGCGAATTGACCAGCATTACCTATGCTGATGGCAAGTCTGAAACCTTTACCTATGATAAATTTGGCAACTTAACCCAAGCAACAGAGCGTAGTAACGATACTTTCCAATACACCTACGATAGTGCAGACAGAGTCACCCGCAAAACCTTTGATGACGGCACATTTGAACAATACGCATACGATAGCAACGGTAATCTCACCTCAGTTCGGGATGTGAGCGGCGGGACACAAAGCCTGGTATACGATGCTAATAATCGCCTCACAAAAATTACTTATGCTGATGGTCGCTTTCTAGAGTATACCTACGACGCTCAAGGTCGGCGGACTCAAATGAAAGACCAAAGCGGGTTTACGACAAACTACAGCTATGATTCTGATGGTCGTCTGGCGAATTTAACTAATGGTGCAGGCGCAACAATTATTTCCTACACCTACGATGTTTTGGGTCGCTTGTCGCGGGAAACTAACGGCAATGGTACTTACACAACCTACACCTATGACAGCGTAGGGCAAGTAACTAATATCACCAACTATAAGTCTACAGGTACGATTAATTCATCGTTTCAGTACACTTATGACAATTTAGGGCGGCAAACAGCAGCAACAACTCAGGATGGTAGTTGGGCATATACCTACGACACCACAGGACAGTTAACCCGTGCGCGATTTACCTCCACAAATCCTAGTATTACCAATCAAGATTTACAGTATGTCTACGATACTGCGGGTAATCGTATTCGCACGATTGTTAATGGAGTTACAACCAATTACACCGCAAACAACTTAAATCAATACACCACCGTTGGCAGTGCAATTTATACCTATGATGCTGATGGGAATTTAACTAAAGTTGTTGATGGAAGTAATACCTGGACTTATATATATAACGATGAGAATCAACTGATTGGAGGAACGACACCAACCGGGACGTTTAGTTATGAATATGATGCCTTTGGGAATCGGAAGGCGGCGGTTTTCAACGGACAGAGAACAGAGTATTTAGTTGACCCGTTTGGGTTTGGTGATGTTGTTGGTGAATATAGCGGTGGTGCGGCGACCAATTATATTCATGGGATTGGTTTAGTAGGTCGGTTTACTGGGGCGAATGCAGCTTACTACGATTCGGATTTATTGGGTTCAACTGTTGGGTTGACCAATGGGACAGGTACTTATGTTAATCGTTATGTCTATCGTCCATTTGGCGAGAATTTGCTGACAACGGAGGGCGTTGCTAACCCCTTTGAGTTTGTTGGGCAATGGGGGATCATGGATGAGGCGAATGGTCTCGATTTCATGCGGGCAAGGTTTTATGACAGTAAGTTAGGACGGTTCACGGCACTTGATCCGATTGGGTTAAATGGAGGAGATACGAATTTATATCGATACGTTGCCAACAATCCTGTATCACTTGTTGATCCAAGTGGCTTGAAATACATTAATCGCAATAATCCGTCCTCTGAACTAGCGTCTACTCTTCAGGATTTCGGAGATACATTCAATACTAATAATATTTCTGAAGCATTGGGATTTGCGTCAGATTTAGCTGGAGTAATCGCCATAGGAACTTCTCTTCTCAGTGGTGGAACTATACCTCTAGGTCTTATTACTTTTGGTATCGTTACTGGGCTGGGAGAAGCACTTTTAAGCAACGACCCAAACAGTGCGCTTGCAAATTTTTTTGCTGAACAATTATTTGGACTAAAGTTCAATAGATTGTCAAATTTTAAGACTATTTGGGATTTAATTCTTGATATAATTTCTCCGCTTGTTCTTGATCTAGACAATGATGGAATTGAACTAATTTCTCTAGAAAATTCAACAGCTTTCTTTGATCTGGATGCAGATGGTTTTGCTGAGAATACAGGTTGGGTAAAAAGTGACGATGGTATCTTAGCTCTGGATCTGAATAACAATGGACGAATTGATAATATAAATGAGGTTTTTGGCAATGCAACAACTGATGGATTTATCATCCTGAAACAGTTGGACAGTAACAATGACCTGATTATTGATTCCAGAGATGCTCAGTTTGCAAATTTAAAGGTTTGGAAAGATAAAGACGAAGACGGCTTTACTGATGTAGGAGAACTAAGAAGTCTGCTTGATTGGGGTATTCGTAGCATAAACCTGGAATATCAGTCCGTTAACCAAGTTAATGAAGGAAACCACGTCAGTAGCATTAGTAACTATACCCTTACAGACGGTACAACAAGACAAATCGTAGATGTCTGGTTTATTCTAGACCAGATGAATAGCCGTTATAATGGGGAATTTAAACTTAAAGAGGAAGTTCTCTACTTACCTAGCCTTAGAGGTTATGGAGAAATCCCAAACTTATTCATAGCGATCAGCCAAGACCAGACTTTGCTTGGTATGATGCGAAATTTAGTACTTTTAAATACAAATAATTTTGAACAATTTCATGCTCAATTTATAACTCAGGTTGAAGCACTACTTTACCGTTGGGCTGGTGTAGAAAACGTTGCCACAAATAGCCGAGGCTCAAATGTTGATGCTCGCAAACTCACTTTCCTAGAGAAATTTTTTGGTGAAGACTTCCTTCAGAATGGCTCTAATCCAAATCCGGGGTCACAAGCGGGAAATGCAATTACTGGACTTTGGAATGACCTTTTCCGCGAACTTGTGGGGCGTTTGCTTGTTCAAGGGCAAATGCGTAATTTATTCCCCAACTCCACTTTTAACCACAATACCGACACACTAGAAACTAGCACCAGCCTCGATACAATTTTGAGTGGGTTGATAACTAATGCGCCCACTAATTCTAGTCAAGCAATTTTATACTGGAACTTTGCCGTTGCCGGTTTAGATACCTTTGAGAATCGATTTAATCTGTCTCCAGAAGATTTTGACGTTCGCATCAGTCAAACTTTAGCAAATGCAGGATTTTCAGGCTTCCTCAACACCCTCCGCCAAGCTGATTTTCTCCAAGCTTTTGCAAATGTCATTTTCGGTACATCAGGCAATGACACACTCAATGGTGGCACAGGCAACGACCAAATTAACGGTGCTGCTGGCAATGACGTAATTTCTGGTGGGGCTGGAAATGATATTTTAGATGGTGCTTTGGGTAATGACACTGTTAACGGTGGTGATGGTAATGACACCATCAAAGCAGGTTTGGGTACAGACACGGTAGATGGAGGCAACGGTCAAGATACTCTAGAACTAGATTTATCTGCTCAAACTGTAAATCTAACTATCACCAACCCGCTAAACGGTGGAAGCTTACCAGGTATTGTCTCTGCAACAAATTTTGAATTTATCAAACTTACCACAGGTAGCGGTAATGATAGCATCACCCAAGCCAGCATTATCAATGGAAGTGTATTCCGTAGCAATGATGTGTTTAATGGCGGTGCAGGAAATGATGTTATTAATGCAGGGTTAGGGGTTAATGATCAGGTAAATGGAGGATCTGGGATTGACACCCTTATCCTGAATTATTCTGTTGATGACGTTGGCAACAAGCTACAGTTTACTCTTGGTGGTAGCAATGCTAATGGTATTTCTGGTAGTGCGGGACGTACTGCAACTAACAATAGCTGGCTAGATTCAATTAGTTTCTCTGGGATTGAGCGATTTAACATTACAGGTAGTCGCAACGCAGAGACAATTACTACTTGGACTGGAGATGACACTATTAACGGTGGTGCGGGTGACGATACTATCGATGGTGGTGGTGGTAACGATACCATAAACGCTGGCGATGGTGATGATACTGTCATCGTCAGAACTTTGGGCTTTACGGCTGACGGTGGTGCAGGTACAGACAAGCTGGTGCTAAATCTTTCGGCTCAAACTACTGCAATTAATATCACTGTCACTCCAACCGGCATTACCACTCCTGGCGTAACAAACACTATTACCAATTTTGAATCCATTTTATTAACCAATACTGGTAGTGGTAATGACACAGTTAACACTACAGCAATTAGCAGTAACTATTGGATTCGCAGTGATGCAGGGAATGATACTGTCAATACTGGTGCAGGACGCGATCGCCTTGAAGGTGGCGACGGCGATGATATCCTGCGCGGTGGTGCTGGTGATGACACTGGCTATCAAACTTACTCCACACCTGATAGCAGTAGTGGTGACGATGCCGGATTATTTGGTGGTGCTGGTAACGACCAGTTGTTTGGTGAAGCCGGGAATGATGCCTTGTATGGTGGTGATGGCAACGATACCCTCACTGGTGGCGATGGCGATGACTTTTTAGACGGTGGTACAGGTGTTAACCAAAGCATTGGCGGTTTAGGTGTTGACCAACTGCGGTTAAATTATGCCAGTGCGACGACTACAGTCAACGTCACTTATACCAGCACCACTTCTGGAACGGTCACTGACGGTAACACCTTCCGAGAAATTGAGCGTCTCAACTTAGATACTGGCAGTGGCAGTGATACTCTCAATGTCACAGCACTCACTGGTAATTCCAGGATTCGCAGTGGTTCCGGGAATGATACGGTTAATGCTGGTGCAGGACGCGACCGGATAGAAGGTGGTGACGGCGATGATATCTTGCGCGGTGGTGCTGGTGATGACACTGGCTATCAAACTTACTCCACACCTGATAGCAGTAGTGGTGACGATGCCGGATTATTTGGTGGTGCTGGTAACGACCAGTTGTTTGGTGAAGCCGGGAATGATGCCTTGTATGGTGGTGATGGCAACGATACCCTCACTGGTGGCGATGGTGATGACTTCCTCGATGGTGGTCTAGGAATTAACCAAAGCATTGGCGGTTTGGGTGTTGACCAACTGCGGTTAAATTATGCCAGTGCAACTACCGCTATCAACGTCACCTACACCAGCACCGCTTCTGGAACGGTCAGTGACGGTAGCACCTTCCGGGAAATTGAGCGTCTCAACTTAGATACTGGCAGTGGCAGTGATATCCTCAATGTCACAGCACTCACTGGTAATTCCCGAATTCGTAGTGGTGCTGGTAACGATACTGTCAATGCTGGTGCGGGACGCGATCGCCTTGAAGGTGGCGACGGCGATGATATCCTGCGTGGTGGTGCTGGTGATGACACTGGCTTTCAATCTTACTCCACACCTGATAGCAGTGGTTCTGACGATGCTGGGTTATTTGGTGGTGCTGGTAACGACCAGTTGTTTGGTGAAGCCGGAAATGATGCCTTGTATGGTGGCGATGGTAACGATATTTTAGTTGGAGGTTTAGGCAATGATACGCTGACAGGTGGCAATGGAGCAGACCAATTTACCTTTAGTGCTGCTAATCAAGGAATTGATACTATTACTGATTTTCTGAGCAGCCAAGGTGACAAAATTTATGTTTCTGCCTCTGGTTTTGGTGGTGGTTTAGTAGCAGATGCAACAATTACATCCGCACAATTTGTGCTAGGTACAGTTGCGGCTGATGCTTCTGATAGATTTATCTATAATTCAGCGAATGGAAACCTATTCTTTGACATTGATGGTACAGGTTCTCAGGCAGCCGTACATATTGCTACCCTCAGCGCAAATCCTTTGATTACTTATACTGACATCGTTGTTTCGGCATAATGTTGCTGATGAGTACGAATATTCTTCATGGAAAATACAGCCGAGTAGGAGCATAATTGACAAACAGAATTCATGAGAACTTTCAGGCTTAAATCTGTCTTGCTCTATACGTGAAGAATCAGTATGAAATTGGAAAATCAGGTGTGTAATCCTCACCTGATTTTTTATGTAGATAGACCAAAATATCGAGAATGAACGTTCAGAAAACCAAGGTAAAAGCTAGTAATATGTCAAAATTGGCAACAGCAGAATAGTAAGGTTGGGTGTAGCGATAGCGTAACTCAACAGGTCTTGAGAATGTTGGGTTCCGTTCCTCCACCCAACCTACACCTGCTACACCTGCTGGCGTGGGTGGGTTTCCCGACTTGAGCTAAGTGGCGTGTGTATGTATCTAAAACCCTTACGCCACACACCCTTACACCCTTACACCCAATTTTCATAGACAATCTTGGTGCGTAAGTCCTGACCTTTACGCCCTTACACCCAATTTTCATAGACAATCTTGGTGGGTAAGCCCTGTAATAATTGCTTTCAACTATGCTGGTGCTGGAACAATAAGACCTTTCTTCCTGCCTCTAGAATCCCGACACCTTCAGGCTAAAATTAAGTAAGAACACTCAAGGCTAGTCAGTGAACTTTTTTATTGGTTGTGCAGTTTGGGCGTATAAAGGTTGGGTGGGTGAATTTTATCCCCCAAGTACTCGTGCTACGGAGTTTCTGCGAGTTTACAGTCGTCGCTTCACTACGGTTGAAGGCAACACTACTTTTTATGCTGTGCCTAACCAAGAAACTGTGAGTCGTTGGGCGGCAGAAACACCTCTAGGTTTTGAATTTTGCCTGAAATTACCGCGCGATATCACCCATAAAGGTTTACTCCAACCCCATATTCCCGCAGCTTTGAAATTTTTAGAAGGAATGCAGCCTTTAGGGAAACGCTTGGGGCCGATGTTTGTGCAGTTACCTCCCAGTTATCCAGGGAAATTAATTGATGATTTAACTGCTTTTCTAGAAGCTTGGCCGAGAAAAACTGTACCTCTAGCTTTAGAGGTGAGACATTTAGACTGGTTTAAAGAACCTTACAGCAGTCAATTAACAGCGTTGCTAGAAAGTCTCGGTGTCGGAAGAGTGTTGTTAGATTCACGTCCAATTTACAATGGCGAAGATGACCCCCAGTTACAATCAGAACGACGCAAACCCAAATTGCCTGTACAATTCAGTGTAACTGCGCCTTTTAGCCTGGTTCGGTTCATTTCCCATCCCACATTATCTGAGAATCAGCAGTTTATGGCAGAATGGGTGACGCAGATTCAACAATGGTTGCAAGCAGGAACAAAAATCTACTTTTTTGTCCATTGTCCACTAGAAGAGCGATCGCCACACAACGCCCGTCACTTTCAACAGCTATTAGAACAAAGCGGTGTCCCAGTTTCGCCTTTACCTTGGAATCAACTAGAAAATCCACCAAGTCAGCTAAGTTTGTGGTAAGCTTTCTGGGAAATTTCTCTAATTTTTTGCTTTCCTAACATTAGGACTTACGCATCAAAACAAAAAATCAAGGGTTTTGGCAAGGGTTCAGAGGTATAGGGTAGCCAGTGGCGTGTGTACTGATTCAAAATCCTTACACCCCAAACCCTTTCACCCTTACACCCAATCTCCACAGATAATCTTTGTGCGTAAGTCCTGAACATATTCAACTCATACTCACTTCAAAAAGAGTAATAATAGTTATTGCAAGACATTTTTAATAAAGCTAAAGTCGTTCTCTTTTTTAAAAAGGAGATTATATATCCCTGGTTAAATTTGCCAAGAGGATATTAACAATGCTTAAAAATAGCTAATAGAAATGGCTTGATTTTTTATGTGGATTGTGATTAGGGCAATCATTGATAAGTAGTTTCATCAAAGGAGGTTCAGATGAGTCGTCTTCTTTATGAAAAATCAATTTCATATCAAGGATATCTCATCATTCCGTTTGTTTACGGTAAAGCTGATGCTTACGAAATCTATTCCTACAAGCTGTTGTCAGAAATTGGCAATAGAAGTAGATTTCATAAAACAGAAAATCCATCAAGCATCTACGGTAATAGCATTAATAATATTATTGATATTGCCAAAGAACATCTTGACAAAAATTTAGAATTTATCAGTCAACAAGATTGTTTTAAGTTGCGCTATATTTTCCGTAACAACCTGATTATCATCTTTCAACAAAACGGTAAATATTTCTACGATCATTATCCACCAGAGTTATTGAATAATATTGCCGCCCCAAAATTATTCAATTCCGAGTATGAATGCTTGAGTTGGATACAAGCAGGGTTAAATGGACAATATGTCCGACAGCAAGCAAGCTAAACCAAAGTCATACTTGACTTATAGGAGTTACACATAAAAACGAAAAATCAAGGGTTGGGAAGAGGGTGAAGGGGTTTATGGGTGTATGTATCTAAAAACCTTACATCCCACCCCCTTTCACCCATTCTTCACAGACAATCTTTGTGCGTAAATCCTGCTAACAATATTTTACTGACCAAGCTAAACTGGCATAAATAACTTTCTTACCTAGCCACTAGACTCTATTTTTCAGAATTAATGTTGTATAAGTTACCTCGGTTGCAGTCTCTTTGGCAACAATTTCGCTTATCTGCCGCATTTCCTTATCTCAGCTTATTAATTTGGCTACTGCCTTTATTATTATTTACCTCTGGGCAGAATAGTTTGATGGCACATGATGAGGGGGTGTATGCTTGGCGGGCGCGTCGGATGTTTGATTCTGGCGATTGGATAGCACCTTGGGGTACTAAGTCATAATAACGTCTCTACATAGTTTTGGGTTTTGCTGGAAATAAAATTTTGATAATTTTCTAATATTTAATCACTTTTATTTATGAGATTAAAAAAAAAGAGTGTTTGATTTTACTAGTCAAAATGAATATTTTGAAGATGTACTAGTGTTCATCGCCTTAAAAGCAAATTTTTATATATACAACAGGATGCTTCTAACAAGGAGGAAGTCAATGAAAGCCTGGAAAATGCTGCTGGTTACTGTGTTATTTTTCGTGAATTTTTTCGTCGCTCAACCTTCTTGGGCAGATAAAATGTCAAAAATTAGTCCAGACTATCCGGTAGTAGTGCAGAATCTCAATAGTCTATTAATGGCTCAAAATAACCCAGAACAAGCTGGTTATACCGCAGAAGAATTACAGCAAAAAATTGCGGCACTACAATTACAAAAACAAACTCTAGAAACTTCCGAAGATTGGGCTAGTTGTCGAAACGAAACAGGAAAACCATTGGCGATTTATACTCGTAAACCAGAAGATGCAATTCCTAACAGTCTCTACTATTTAGGAAATCGCCAAACTACTGATGAAGACTGGGACTGTGATGCTGTTTATTTACCAAATGATGCTCAAGTTACAGGGTTAAATTTACCAGCAGGAGAACCAGCGATTTTGAAGCTTGTTGATGGCGCACAACTCATTGCTAGAATCAATCCCACTACGCAACAACTTCAATTTGATGTTCCACCTGCATTAGTCGAAGTTCTCAAGCCGGAACAAGTAACTTGGAATGTTCCGAATTTAACTCAAGCAGATATTGATGTCCAAATTCCTAACGCCCCAAATGATTGACATTAGATAAATCAACGGCGATATCGTGACTGATATCGCCGCTAATGCACACCCTCAAGAATCAATTTATTGTGCTACCAGGTGGTGAAGATATTGTCGATTTCTGTGTAGGAAGTTTAGGGAAAACCAGTGATATTAATTTATACCAATTTGAAAAAAGAATGCGACAAATGGATGACTCAAAAGCTTACCGATCAACCCTTACCCAATCCAAAATCTAAAATCTAAAATCCAAAATGGTATTATTTTG includes these proteins:
- the pruA gene encoding L-glutamate gamma-semialdehyde dehydrogenase, which produces MVLQIQTSIYEPKTQEIAKQLLTATQENRSFLASLRDQMRWDDKLLAWAMSNPGLRVQLFRFIDTLPALRSKPEIAAHLQEYLGDETVELPAALKGMLNFANPDSMPGQVAATTVSTAVETLAHKYISGENIKQVIKTVERLRKEKMAFTIDLLGEAVITEAEAQSYLERYQELIAQLVEASKNWTHIPAIDEADGEKLPKVQVSVKLTAFYSQFDPLDAKGSEERVSDRIRNLLRYAKELGAAIHFDMEQYAYKDLTLNILQKLLLEDEFRQRTDIGVTIQAYLRDSEQDARNVIAWLKQRGYPLTVRLVKGAYWDQETIKAAQKHWPQPVYNDKVATDANFETITQLLLENHQYVYAAIGSHNVRSQARAIAIAESLKVPRRCFEMQVLYGMGDKLAKALVDKGYRVRVYCPYGELLPGMAYLIRRLLENTANSSFLRQNLENRPVEELLAPPVLNSHAEARRRGEEEGRFEGAADTDFAEEERRRRAAQAFEGVRREFGKTYLPLINGEYVNTLEVIDSVNPSNYSEVIGKVGLISVEQAEQAMQAAKAAFPGWKKTPVKQRADILRKAGDLLEERRAELSALIVLEVGKPVKEADAEVSEAIDFCRYYADEMERLYQGINYDVPGETNRYIYQPRGIAVVISPWNFPLAIACGMTVAALVTGNCTLLKPAETSSIITAKLTEILIEAGIPQGVFQYVPGKGSQVGAYLVSHPDTHVIAFTGSQEVGCRIYAEAATLKPLQKHMKRVIAEMGGKNAIIVDESADLDQAVVGVVQSAFGYSGQKCSACSRVIVVESIYDTFVARLVEATKSLNIGEAELPSTQVGPVIDANARDRIREYIEKGKAEAKLALELPSPAQGYFIGPVIFSEVPPDGIIAQQEIFGPVLAVIKVKDFAAALKVANDTNYALTGGLYSRTPFHIQQAQEEFEVGNLYINRNITGAIVARQPFGGFKLSGVGSKAGGPDYLLQFLEPRTITENIQRQGFAPIEGAD
- a CDS encoding RHS repeat-associated core domain-containing protein — its product is MSSTVTYNYVSPGVINVTDATGATTQISFTSTGQIQSIQDALNRVTQFSYDTNDYLSQITAPGNIISKFSYDAQGRLLSQTDPLNQTVSFTYGANSDSLTKVTDPKGQAIQYGYNNYGELTSITYADGKSETFTYDKFGNLTQATERSNDTFQYTYDSADRVTRKTFDDGTFEQYAYDSNGNLTSVRDVSGGTQSLVYDANNRLTKITYADGRFLEYTYDAQGRRTQMKDQSGFTTNYSYDSDGRLANLTNGAGATIISYTYDVLGRLSRETNGNGTYTTYTYDSVGQVTNITNYKSTGTINSSFQYTYDNLGRQTAATTQDGSWAYTYDTTGQLTRARFTSTNPSITNQDLQYVYDTAGNRIRTIVNGVTTNYTANNLNQYTTVGSAIYTYDADGNLTKVVDGSNTWTYIYNDENQLIGGTTPTGTFSYEYDAFGNRKAAVFNGQRTEYLVDPFGFGDVVGEYSGGAATNYIHGIGLVGRFTGANAAYYDSDLLGSTVGLTNGTGTYVNRYVYRPFGENLLTTEGVANPFEFVGQWGIMDEANGLDFMRARFYDSKLGRFTALDPIGLNGGDTNLYRYVANNPVSLVDPSGLKYINRNNPSSELASTLQDFGDTFNTNNISEALGFASDLAGVIAIGTSLLSGGTIPLGLITFGIVTGLGEALLSNDPNSALANFFAEQLFGLKFNRLSNFKTIWDLILDIISPLVLDLDNDGIELISLENSTAFFDLDADGFAENTGWVKSDDGILALDLNNNGRIDNINEVFGNATTDGFIILKQLDSNNDLIIDSRDAQFANLKVWKDKDEDGFTDVGELRSLLDWGIRSINLEYQSVNQVNEGNHVSSISNYTLTDGTTRQIVDVWFILDQMNSRYNGEFKLKEEVLYLPSLRGYGEIPNLFIAISQDQTLLGMMRNLVLLNTNNFEQFHAQFITQVEALLYRWAGVENVATNSRGSNVDARKLTFLEKFFGEDFLQNGSNPNPGSQAGNAITGLWNDLFRELVGRLLVQGQMRNLFPNSTFNHNTDTLETSTSLDTILSGLITNAPTNSSQAILYWNFAVAGLDTFENRFNLSPEDFDVRISQTLANAGFSGFLNTLRQADFLQAFANVIFGTSGNDTLNGGTGNDQINGAAGNDVISGGAGNDILDGALGNDTVNGGDGNDTIKAGLGTDTVDGGNGQDTLELDLSAQTVNLTITNPLNGGSLPGIVSATNFEFIKLTTGSGNDSITQASIINGSVFRSNDVFNGGAGNDVINAGLGVNDQVNGGSGIDTLILNYSVDDVGNKLQFTLGGSNANGISGSAGRTATNNSWLDSISFSGIERFNITGSRNAETITTWTGDDTINGGAGDDTIDGGGGNDTINAGDGDDTVIVRTLGFTADGGAGTDKLVLNLSAQTTAINITVTPTGITTPGVTNTITNFESILLTNTGSGNDTVNTTAISSNYWIRSDAGNDTVNTGAGRDRLEGGDGDDILRGGAGDDTGYQTYSTPDSSSGDDAGLFGGAGNDQLFGEAGNDALYGGDGNDTLTGGDGDDFLDGGTGVNQSIGGLGVDQLRLNYASATTTVNVTYTSTTSGTVTDGNTFREIERLNLDTGSGSDTLNVTALTGNSRIRSGSGNDTVNAGAGRDRIEGGDGDDILRGGAGDDTGYQTYSTPDSSSGDDAGLFGGAGNDQLFGEAGNDALYGGDGNDTLTGGDGDDFLDGGLGINQSIGGLGVDQLRLNYASATTAINVTYTSTASGTVSDGSTFREIERLNLDTGSGSDILNVTALTGNSRIRSGAGNDTVNAGAGRDRLEGGDGDDILRGGAGDDTGFQSYSTPDSSGSDDAGLFGGAGNDQLFGEAGNDALYGGDGNDILVGGLGNDTLTGGNGADQFTFSAANQGIDTITDFLSSQGDKIYVSASGFGGGLVADATITSAQFVLGTVAADASDRFIYNSANGNLFFDIDGTGSQAAVHIATLSANPLITYTDIVVSA
- a CDS encoding DUF72 domain-containing protein, producing MNFFIGCAVWAYKGWVGEFYPPSTRATEFLRVYSRRFTTVEGNTTFYAVPNQETVSRWAAETPLGFEFCLKLPRDITHKGLLQPHIPAALKFLEGMQPLGKRLGPMFVQLPPSYPGKLIDDLTAFLEAWPRKTVPLALEVRHLDWFKEPYSSQLTALLESLGVGRVLLDSRPIYNGEDDPQLQSERRKPKLPVQFSVTAPFSLVRFISHPTLSENQQFMAEWVTQIQQWLQAGTKIYFFVHCPLEERSPHNARHFQQLLEQSGVPVSPLPWNQLENPPSQLSLW